In Anopheles cruzii unplaced genomic scaffold, idAnoCruzAS_RS32_06 scaffold01821_ctg1, whole genome shotgun sequence, the genomic stretch ACATGATTCTTGATAGCGTGTAACCTAAAACTGAGAACGAAACAACCAGCTTTGTGTGTAACTAATCACGGTTTTATTAGACTGCAGTGCACACGCTAAGTGATCACGATCAAGTAAAGATTCACATGAAACCCGAGGAAAGGGTAAAGGTATGCACAGGTCTTACAGTCGGCGACCACGACGACCGCCCTTCCGACGGGTGGAATCAGACGGGATTGGAGTAACGTCTTCGATGCGTCCAATCTTCATCGACGAACGAGCCAACGCACGTAAAGCCGACTGTGCTCCAGGACCAGGGGTTTTCGTTCGATTACCACCTGTAGCACGCAACTTGATGTGCAGCGCGGTTATGCCGAGCGatttacacttttcagctaCATCCTAGTTTACGGAACGAGATGTTAATAATCATACACAATTGTTTAAACCAACGATAAACTATGTAATGTACCGTATTACTCTTATTGCACTTACCTGAGCGGCCAGCATAGCGGCGTAGGGTGAGGCTTCGTCACGATCGGCCTTCACCTTCATACCACCGGTCACCCGGGAAATCGTTTCCTTTCCCGACAGATCCGTTACGTGGACAAAAGTATCGTTAAAGCTGGCGTAGATGTGGGCCACGCCAAAAACGATTTCACCATCCCGTACCTGTGGCCCTAGGGACACCTGCACTTCCTCCTTCACAACTTTGTTCTTTCGTGACGGAGCCATACTAAAGCAAACCACAGCataaagagagaaagagagaaacaagTTCAACCTAAGACCAAGCAACACAACACCGTTCAGTTCATATTGAACCACGTTGCAGTTTGAAGAATATGGGCACCACTGAATAAACCGTAGCGCTCCCGGCAGGATATTCTTCACCTACCAATATTGTTGACCGATCAGTAAAATTAATATTTGTATCTTACCTCGCAACAATGCGTTCTATCGCAGCCACACGGAAGTTTGAAAAAGGCCTGCTGTCGTTTGACGTTCGAGCGACTTCACAACTGTCTGTCAGTTCGATAACAATTTCGAATAGTCTTTCGCCGAATAGTCGCTCTGCGAACGAACTCCACGCTCGGTGCTCGAACGGATAAAAAATCGATCAGGAATATTGCATGCAGTTTCGGCATCGCACGCAACCCCGAATGGCAATATTTATCTTTTATTCGCACAATCGAATGTGCCTATCCAGGTGATAAGTAAAAAAGGTaggtaaaatattcataagGGCCTCTACGATGTTGaatttgaacaaaacatatgCATAGGAAgtaaaaaagttaaaaagtCTGTACATTCTTGCAAAACATTTATGTCCGCCTATCGAACACAAATTCTCCATAGTGCTACCGTGTTATTTGCTACAATCATAGTCGCTATATAGAGGTAGAGGcgatagttttgttttctgtagGCAGCCTTCATTAATGCACTTCTAAAAACTGCTATGCGCTATCAACAAGTCACCTACAACCGCCTCTGCTTCTATATATCAACTTTATTATACACTAATCTAATCATTGAACGATCCGCCACCAAGCTGAATAAAGTTAGTTGCCTGATAGCGCCGCCACAAGTTACGTACATAAGGTCCGAGCGATACCTAGTCCGGATGCTCTGCGCGTTGCGTTTTACACAATCTCTGaatttttttacgaccagttatattaggtagtctaaaaagaaatccattattttcacggtagatgccttcagtgatcgatatctcgtgaagtatcgatcgtacagtttaaattttgggctcgttttaaagcttatactttacacttaaaaaaatgctttcactgtttattgtttgttctattcgtttgtgagttacagggtgttaacaatggaagtcaccatagagaaaataaggtacattttaccatttttcttcgaaaaaggcgaaaattcaagctaggcggctgaaattttgcttgttgtttatggtgccgatactgtaacagctagttgcgataaattttggtttcgttgatccgtttcagttattttcgatgttaaagatgctccttgcacaggcagacacgtcatcgaaaatgtcgataaaatcacagaaataatcaaaattgatcaacatgttagtaatcagagcatcggccaggagctaaagaataatcatcagacagttttaagccatttgcgcaaagctggattcacaaagaagctcgatgtttgggcgccaccttatttacaccaaaaaacgtgatggctcgaatttccatctgcgcaattttggccaaacggaatgaaatcgacccatttcctaaacggatgggtactgggga encodes the following:
- the LOC128276636 gene encoding 40S ribosomal protein S14a — encoded protein: MAPSRKNKVVKEEVQVSLGPQVRDGEIVFGVAHIYASFNDTFVHVTDLSGKETISRVTGGMKVKADRDEASPYAAMLAAQDVAEKCKSLGITALHIKLRATGGNRTKTPGPGAQSALRALARSSMKIGRIEDVTPIPSDSTRRKGGRRGRRL